A genome region from Nocardioides cynanchi includes the following:
- a CDS encoding dihydrofolate reductase family protein has product MATVIVQAVASLDGFIARPDDLPGPIFDWYEAGDVELRFNPDHVFHVSQPSADYLDHSQVRCQVIGRTLFDFVDGWGGLPIVGDHVFVVTHRDADEWRQRHPDAPYTFCTDGVEDAIRRATEHAGDGSVVVCAGEVGGQVVAAGLADELAIDLAPVFLGRGKKFLGSHTDELVLDDAHVVVQGERVLHLRYHLRG; this is encoded by the coding sequence ATGGCCACCGTGATCGTCCAGGCCGTCGCGTCGCTCGACGGCTTCATCGCCCGGCCCGACGACCTGCCGGGCCCGATCTTCGACTGGTACGAGGCCGGGGACGTCGAGCTGCGCTTCAACCCCGACCACGTCTTCCACGTCTCGCAGCCGTCGGCCGACTACCTCGACCACAGCCAGGTCCGGTGCCAGGTGATCGGACGCACGCTGTTCGACTTCGTCGACGGCTGGGGCGGGCTGCCGATCGTGGGTGATCACGTCTTCGTGGTCACCCATCGGGACGCCGACGAGTGGCGGCAGCGCCACCCCGACGCGCCGTACACGTTCTGCACCGACGGGGTGGAGGACGCGATCCGCCGGGCCACCGAGCACGCGGGCGACGGGTCCGTGGTCGTCTGCGCCGGAGAGGTGGGCGGGCAGGTGGTGGCGGCCGGGCTGGCCGACGAGCTGGCGATCGACCTGGCTCCGGTCTTCCTCGGTCGCGGCAAGAAGTTCCTCGGCTCCCACACCGACGAGCTCGTGCTCGACGACGCCCACGTCGTGGTGCAGGGCGAGCGGGTGCTGCACCTGAGATATCACCTGCGCGGCTGA
- a CDS encoding DNA gyrase/topoisomerase IV subunit A has product MAPPKAKQELPDDFEEHILDIDVGEEMRSSFLEYAYSVIYSRALPDARDGLKPVQRRILYTMNDMGLRPDRGHVKSARVVGEVMGRLHPHGDGAIYDALVRLSQPWSMRLPMIDGHGNFGSPDDPPAAMRYTECRMAPAAVAMTASIDEDTVDFKPNYDSRELEPGVLPAAIPHLVVNGSTGIAVGMATNIAPHNLIEVVQALRHLVSRPQATLDDLMRFVPGPDLPTGGMIVGLDGVRDAYETGRGTFRMRATARVETIGRRKGIVVTELPYGVGTEKVSERIKSLVQAKKLQGIADIKDLTDRVHGLRLVIEVKNGFVPEALLEQLYKQTPMEDTFGINAVALVDGQPRTLGLKDMLEVFLGHRFDVVRRRSTHRRGKAADRLHLVEGLLVAILDIDEVIQLIRSSDNAAEAKERLIGVFDLTSIQADYILDMPLRRLTKFSKLELDKEKGELERTIEALDAILADDHLLRKVVSDELADVAKTYGTPRRTVLLESAGVTVTAATANLEVADDPCYAFLSSSGLLARSSSDEPPTDEGGRANHDVIVSAVRTSARGEIGALTSRGRVVRLSVLDLPALPPSANHPHLQGGLPFDLVRSLQPGERVLALCSLRSDGPGLAVGTRQGVVKRVNPEVLGKDEWEVIGLKDGDEVVGALELRTGDEELCFITSDAQLLHFGAAGVRPQGRSGGGMAGVKLALAQHVVWFGALDPAASVVVTASGSSTALPGTEPGAVKVTPFDEYPAKGRATGGVRCHRFLKGEDSLVFAWAGAAPARAAAASGSPVDLPEATGRRDGSGVPGSQPIAACAGPVSTQL; this is encoded by the coding sequence ATGGCACCACCCAAGGCGAAGCAGGAGCTCCCCGACGACTTCGAGGAGCACATCCTCGACATCGACGTCGGCGAGGAGATGCGCTCCTCGTTCCTCGAGTACGCCTACTCCGTCATCTACTCGCGCGCCCTCCCCGATGCCCGCGACGGGCTCAAGCCGGTGCAGCGCCGGATCCTCTACACGATGAACGACATGGGCCTGCGGCCCGACCGCGGGCACGTCAAGAGCGCCAGGGTCGTCGGTGAGGTGATGGGCCGCCTCCACCCCCATGGCGACGGTGCGATCTACGACGCCCTGGTCCGGCTCAGCCAGCCGTGGTCGATGCGACTGCCGATGATCGACGGCCACGGCAACTTCGGCTCGCCCGACGACCCGCCGGCCGCGATGCGCTACACCGAGTGCCGGATGGCGCCGGCCGCGGTCGCGATGACCGCGTCGATCGACGAGGACACCGTCGACTTCAAACCCAACTACGACAGCCGTGAGCTCGAGCCGGGCGTGCTCCCGGCCGCGATCCCGCACCTGGTCGTGAACGGCTCGACCGGCATCGCGGTCGGCATGGCCACCAACATCGCGCCGCACAACCTGATCGAGGTCGTGCAGGCGCTGCGCCACCTGGTCAGCCGTCCGCAGGCCACCCTCGACGACCTGATGCGCTTCGTGCCCGGCCCGGACCTCCCCACCGGCGGCATGATCGTCGGGCTGGACGGCGTGCGTGACGCCTACGAGACCGGGCGCGGCACGTTCCGGATGCGAGCCACCGCCCGGGTCGAGACGATCGGCCGCCGCAAGGGGATCGTGGTCACCGAGCTTCCGTACGGCGTGGGCACCGAGAAGGTCTCGGAGCGGATCAAGTCGCTCGTGCAGGCCAAGAAGCTCCAGGGCATCGCCGACATCAAGGACCTCACCGACCGGGTGCACGGCCTGCGTCTGGTGATCGAGGTGAAGAACGGGTTCGTGCCCGAGGCCCTCCTGGAGCAGCTCTACAAGCAGACGCCGATGGAGGACACGTTCGGGATCAACGCGGTCGCGCTGGTCGACGGGCAGCCCCGCACCCTGGGGCTCAAGGACATGCTCGAGGTCTTCCTCGGGCACCGCTTCGACGTCGTACGCCGTCGGTCGACGCACCGGCGCGGCAAGGCCGCGGACCGTCTGCACCTGGTCGAGGGGCTGCTGGTCGCCATCCTCGACATCGACGAGGTGATCCAGCTGATCCGCTCCTCCGACAACGCCGCCGAGGCCAAGGAGCGCCTGATCGGCGTCTTCGACCTGACCTCGATCCAGGCCGACTACATCCTCGACATGCCGCTGCGCCGGCTGACCAAGTTCTCCAAGCTCGAGCTGGACAAGGAGAAGGGCGAGCTGGAGCGCACGATCGAGGCGCTCGACGCGATCCTCGCCGACGACCACCTGCTGCGGAAGGTGGTCTCCGACGAGCTCGCCGACGTGGCCAAGACCTACGGGACCCCGCGCCGGACGGTCCTGCTGGAGTCGGCCGGGGTCACCGTGACCGCCGCCACCGCGAACCTCGAGGTGGCCGACGACCCGTGCTACGCCTTCCTCTCGTCGTCGGGGCTGCTCGCCCGCTCGTCCTCCGACGAGCCACCCACCGACGAGGGTGGGCGCGCCAACCACGACGTGATCGTCTCCGCCGTGCGCACCAGCGCTCGGGGCGAGATCGGTGCGCTCACCTCCCGCGGGCGCGTCGTACGTCTCAGCGTGCTCGACCTGCCCGCCCTGCCCCCGTCGGCCAACCACCCGCATCTCCAGGGCGGGCTGCCCTTCGACCTGGTCCGGTCGCTGCAGCCAGGCGAGCGGGTGCTCGCCCTGTGCTCGCTGCGCAGCGACGGGCCGGGCCTCGCCGTGGGCACTCGGCAGGGCGTCGTGAAGCGGGTCAACCCGGAGGTACTGGGCAAGGACGAGTGGGAGGTGATCGGGCTCAAGGACGGCGACGAGGTGGTCGGCGCCCTCGAGCTGCGCACCGGCGACGAGGAGCTGTGCTTCATCACCTCCGACGCCCAGCTGCTGCACTTCGGAGCTGCGGGCGTGCGGCCCCAGGGTCGCAGCGGTGGCGGCATGGCCGGCGTCAAGCTCGCCCTGGCCCAGCACGTCGTGTGGTTCGGTGCCCTCGACCCGGCCGCCTCGGTGGTGGTCACGGCCAGTGGCTCGTCGACCGCACTGCCCGGCACCGAGCCGGGGGCGGTCAAGGTCACCCCCTTCGACGAGTATCCCGCCAAGGGCCGCGCCACCGGCGGCGTCCGCTGCCACCGCTTCCTCAAGGGCGAGGACTCCCTCGTCTTCGCCTGGGCCGGCGCAGCCCCGGCGCGCGCCGCGGCCGCGAGCGGCTCGCCGGTCGACCTGCCCGAGGCGACCGGACGACGCGACGGCTCGGGTGTGCCGGGGTCCCAGCCGATCGCGGCCTGCGCCGGGCCGGTGTCGACCCAGCTGTGA
- a CDS encoding LppX_LprAFG lipoprotein, with product MSLRRALALPIVTTFVLVLTGCGGGSGGSSVDPATALKTAGDKLAGTSGVTLNLTTSDLPSGVEGIKAATGTVTDAPAFDGTLTAVISAGTFSVPVKSVDGKVYAKIPLTPAFAPIDPADYGAPDPALLTSADQGIPAIVAATTGAEAGDQVRGGTDNKEVLSTYTGTVPATAVSHLIPGASGDFKATYGITDTGELRQATLTGVFYSGKPSMTYTIVLTDYGTSTDIAAP from the coding sequence ATGTCGCTGCGCCGCGCCCTCGCACTGCCGATCGTGACGACGTTCGTGCTGGTCCTGACCGGCTGTGGCGGTGGCTCCGGCGGCAGCAGCGTCGACCCCGCCACGGCGCTGAAGACGGCCGGCGACAAGCTCGCCGGCACGTCCGGGGTCACCCTGAACCTGACCACCAGCGACCTGCCCTCCGGCGTGGAGGGCATCAAGGCGGCGACCGGGACGGTCACCGACGCACCGGCCTTCGACGGCACCCTCACCGCCGTGATCTCGGCCGGGACGTTCTCGGTGCCGGTGAAGTCGGTCGACGGCAAGGTCTACGCGAAGATCCCGCTCACCCCGGCCTTCGCTCCGATCGACCCCGCCGACTACGGCGCTCCCGACCCCGCTCTGCTGACCAGCGCGGACCAGGGCATCCCCGCGATCGTGGCCGCCACCACCGGCGCTGAGGCCGGCGACCAGGTCCGCGGAGGCACCGACAACAAGGAGGTGCTGTCGACCTACACCGGCACCGTGCCGGCGACCGCCGTGAGCCACCTGATCCCCGGTGCGAGCGGTGACTTCAAGGCGACCTACGGCATCACCGACACCGGTGAGCTCCGCCAGGCGACGCTGACCGGCGTCTTCTACTCGGGCAAGCCGTCGATGACCTACACCATCGTCCTCACCGACTACGGCACCAGCACGGACATCGCTGCCCCATGA
- a CDS encoding MFS transporter — protein sequence MTRGPRLLLALAAVAVAFAAADTYVVVLALPDMMASVGISIDELQRGAPIVSGFLLGYVAMLPLIGRIADLRGRVPVLVAALVLFAAGSLVTTLAYDLPTLVTGRFLQGVGGGGLVPATLALVADLYPVERRGVPLGIVSAVQEIGSVVGPLYGAIVLAVSQWQVIFAINLVVGLVLAVAIRRTTGGRPTSPTDEPDRPAPRRTGLRTFDWAGIVFLLIALGAGGLVFLQPTALVSDVTWGQVFIPVAGSGRWPTPVGLVAILAALLFTVRCWTARRPLVDLPGWWRSVREADLPGALFLAAALAGVILAFSTADPRVEVFAPQGWWYLLGAAAATAVLVWHLRTDQSPLVPRGALRRRPAWGALLVSFFIGAALIAALIDIPIFARTTVYPDSQLLAALVLVRFLVAIPVGAVAGGYLTRTLPAGVVAGAGMALAALGFLLMTGWGLTTLSDWSANVSLLVGGLGFGLALAPVNAAVLASTDREVHGLASAGVVVARMVGMLVGISGLTTIGLRRYYAETRDMPPPMQVCGGTTSRCDAFDNLLRHAGIAQEHTVFAGAAVCAVVAALLALLLFRGAPTRSVGASALARLAG from the coding sequence GTGACGCGCGGCCCTCGGCTGCTGCTGGCGCTCGCCGCGGTGGCCGTGGCGTTCGCGGCGGCCGACACCTACGTGGTGGTACTGGCCCTGCCCGACATGATGGCGTCGGTCGGGATCTCGATCGACGAGCTCCAGCGCGGGGCACCGATCGTCTCCGGCTTCCTGCTCGGGTACGTCGCGATGCTGCCGCTGATCGGGCGGATCGCCGACCTGCGCGGCCGGGTGCCGGTCCTGGTCGCGGCGCTGGTGCTGTTCGCGGCCGGTTCGCTGGTCACCACGCTTGCCTACGACCTGCCCACCCTCGTCACCGGGCGCTTCCTCCAGGGCGTCGGCGGTGGGGGGCTGGTGCCGGCGACGCTGGCCCTGGTCGCCGATCTCTACCCGGTCGAGCGTCGGGGTGTCCCGCTCGGCATCGTCTCGGCGGTCCAGGAGATCGGCAGCGTGGTCGGGCCGCTGTACGGCGCGATCGTCCTGGCCGTCTCGCAGTGGCAGGTGATCTTCGCGATCAACCTCGTCGTCGGACTGGTCCTGGCCGTGGCCATCCGTCGTACCACCGGAGGTCGACCGACCTCCCCGACCGACGAGCCGGACCGACCGGCCCCCCGGCGCACCGGCCTGCGCACCTTCGACTGGGCCGGCATCGTCTTCCTCCTGATCGCGCTCGGTGCCGGTGGACTGGTCTTCCTGCAACCGACGGCCCTGGTCAGCGACGTCACCTGGGGACAGGTCTTCATCCCCGTGGCCGGGTCCGGGCGGTGGCCCACCCCGGTCGGCCTGGTGGCGATCCTGGCCGCTCTGCTGTTCACCGTCCGGTGCTGGACCGCACGCCGACCGCTGGTCGACCTGCCCGGCTGGTGGCGCAGCGTGCGTGAGGCCGACCTGCCCGGTGCGCTCTTCCTGGCCGCGGCGCTGGCCGGGGTGATCCTGGCCTTCTCGACGGCCGATCCGCGGGTCGAGGTGTTCGCGCCGCAGGGTTGGTGGTACCTCCTCGGGGCCGCCGCAGCCACCGCGGTGCTGGTCTGGCACCTGCGCACCGACCAGAGCCCCCTCGTGCCGCGGGGCGCCCTGCGTCGTCGCCCGGCCTGGGGCGCCCTGCTCGTCAGCTTCTTCATCGGCGCGGCCCTGATCGCGGCCCTGATCGACATCCCGATCTTCGCCCGCACCACCGTCTACCCCGACTCGCAGCTGCTCGCCGCCCTGGTCCTCGTCCGGTTCCTGGTGGCCATCCCGGTGGGGGCGGTGGCGGGTGGCTACCTCACCCGGACCCTGCCGGCGGGCGTGGTCGCGGGCGCCGGGATGGCGCTGGCGGCGCTTGGCTTCCTGCTGATGACCGGCTGGGGGCTGACCACGCTGTCGGACTGGTCGGCCAACGTCTCGCTCCTGGTGGGCGGGCTGGGCTTCGGGCTGGCCCTGGCCCCGGTGAACGCCGCGGTGCTCGCCTCCACCGACCGGGAGGTGCACGGGCTGGCGAGTGCCGGTGTCGTGGTCGCCCGGATGGTCGGGATGCTGGTCGGCATCTCCGGCCTGACCACGATCGGGCTGCGCCGCTACTACGCCGAGACCCGCGACATGCCCCCGCCGATGCAGGTCTGCGGGGGCACGACCAGCCGGTGCGACGCCTTCGACAACCTGCTCCGGCACGCGGGCATCGCCCAGGAGCACACCGTCTTCGCCGGCGCCGCGGTCTGTGCGGTGGTCGCCGCCCTGCTCGCCCTGTTGCTGTTCCGCGGAGCGCCCACCCGGTCGGTGGGCGCCTCCGCCCTCGCCCGGCTGGCCGGCTGA